The following coding sequences are from one Kosakonia sp. H02 window:
- the mukE gene encoding chromosome partition protein MukE, with protein MSSTNIEQVMPVKLAQALANSLFPALDSALRSGRHIGLDELDNHAFLMDFQEYLEEFYARYNVELIRAPEGFFYLRPRSTTLIPRSVLSELDMMVGKILCYLYLSPERLANEGIFTQQELYDELMSLADEPKLLKLVNNRSTGSDLDRQKLQEKVRSSLNRLRRLGMIWFMGNDSSKFRITESVFRFGADVRSGDDPREAQLRMIRDGEAMPVENHLQLNDEPEDNQPDSSEEE; from the coding sequence ATGTCATCGACAAATATTGAACAAGTGATGCCGGTTAAACTGGCACAGGCGTTGGCAAACTCGCTCTTTCCGGCGCTGGACAGCGCATTGCGTTCAGGAAGACATATCGGCCTTGACGAGCTGGATAATCACGCCTTTTTGATGGATTTTCAGGAATATCTGGAAGAGTTTTACGCGCGCTATAACGTCGAACTTATCCGCGCACCGGAAGGCTTCTTTTATCTGCGTCCGCGTTCCACCACCCTGATCCCGCGTTCAGTGCTCTCTGAACTGGATATGATGGTCGGCAAAATTCTCTGTTATCTCTATCTCAGCCCTGAACGCCTGGCCAACGAAGGGATTTTTACCCAGCAGGAGCTATACGACGAGCTGATGTCGCTGGCCGATGAACCGAAGCTGCTGAAGCTGGTTAACAACCGCTCTACCGGTTCCGATCTGGACCGCCAGAAGCTTCAGGAAAAAGTCCGCTCTTCGTTAAACCGCCTGCGCCGTCTCGGCATGATCTGGTTTATGGGTAACGACAGCAGCAAGTTCCGCATCACCGAATCGGTGTTCCGCTTTGGCGCGGACGTGCGCTCGGGCGACGACCCGCGTGAAGCGCAACTGCGTATGATCCGCGACGGCGAAGCGATGCCTGTCGAAAACCATCTGCAACTCAATGATGAGCCAGAAGATAATCAGCCGGATAGCTCGGAGGAAGAGTAA
- the mukF gene encoding chromosome partition protein MukF, producing the protein MSEFSQTVPELVAWARKNDFSISLPVDRLSFLLAVATLNGERLDGEMSEGELVDAFRHVSEAFEQTSETITQRANNAINDMVRQRLLNRFTSELAEGNAIYRLTPLGIGITDYYIRQREFSTLRLSMQLSIVASELKRAADAAEEGGDEFHWHRNVYAPLKYSVAEIFDSIDLTQRVMDEQQQQVKDDIAQLLNKDWRAAISSCELLLSETSGTLRELQDTLDAAGDKLQTNLLSIQDATLGRDDLEFLDQLVFNLQSKLDRIVSWGQQAIDLWIGYDRHVHKFIRTAIDMDKNRVFAQRLRQSVQTYFDAPWALTYASADRLLDMRDEEMALRDEEVTGELPPDLEFEEFNEIREQLAALIEQQLAIYKTKGVPLDLGLVAREYLAQYPRVRHFDIARIVVDQAVRLGVAQADFTGLPPKWQPINDYGAKVQAHVIDKY; encoded by the coding sequence ATGAGTGAATTTTCCCAGACAGTCCCCGAACTGGTTGCCTGGGCCAGAAAAAATGATTTCTCCATCTCGCTGCCGGTCGACAGGCTCTCTTTTTTGCTGGCCGTTGCCACCCTTAACGGTGAGCGTCTGGATGGGGAAATGAGCGAAGGCGAATTGGTCGATGCCTTTCGCCACGTCAGTGAGGCGTTTGAGCAAACCAGCGAAACCATCACCCAGCGTGCTAACAACGCCATCAACGATATGGTGCGCCAGCGTTTGTTGAACCGCTTTACCAGCGAACTGGCAGAAGGCAATGCCATCTACCGCCTGACACCGCTGGGTATTGGCATCACGGATTACTATATTCGCCAGCGTGAGTTTTCCACGCTGCGCCTCTCAATGCAGTTGTCGATTGTGGCGAGTGAGCTGAAACGCGCCGCCGATGCGGCAGAAGAGGGCGGCGATGAGTTTCACTGGCACCGTAATGTCTATGCGCCGCTGAAATATTCCGTGGCGGAGATTTTCGACAGTATCGATCTGACCCAGCGGGTGATGGACGAGCAACAGCAGCAGGTAAAAGACGATATAGCGCAGTTGCTGAACAAAGACTGGCGCGCCGCCATTTCCAGTTGTGAGCTGTTATTGTCAGAAACCTCCGGTACGTTGCGCGAGCTTCAGGATACGCTGGATGCCGCTGGCGATAAGCTGCAAACCAATTTACTGAGCATTCAGGATGCGACGCTGGGCCGCGACGACCTGGAGTTCCTCGATCAACTGGTGTTCAACCTGCAAAGCAAGCTGGACCGCATTGTCAGCTGGGGCCAGCAGGCTATAGACCTGTGGATTGGTTACGATCGCCACGTACACAAATTTATCCGTACCGCTATCGATATGGATAAAAACCGCGTCTTTGCGCAGCGTTTGCGCCAGTCGGTGCAGACCTATTTTGATGCACCCTGGGCGCTAACCTACGCCAGTGCCGACAGGCTGCTGGATATGCGTGATGAAGAGATGGCGCTGCGCGACGAAGAAGTCACCGGCGAGCTGCCGCCGGATCTGGAGTTCGAAGAGTTTAACGAAATTCGCGAGCAACTCGCGGCGCTTATTGAGCAGCAACTGGCGATTTATAAAACCAAAGGTGTGCCGCTGGATCTCGGTCTCGTGGCCCGCGAATATTTGGCGCAATATCCGCGTGTACGTCATTTTGACATCGCGCGCATCGTGGTTGATCAGGCGGTACGTCTCGGCGTAGCGCAAGCAGATTTCACCGGACTGCCACCGAAATGGCAGCCGATTAATGATTACGGAGCCAAGGTACAGGCGCATGTCATCGACAAATATTGA
- a CDS encoding YcbK family protein has product MDKFDANRRKLLALGGAALGVAILPTQAFATLSTPRPRILTLNNLNTGESIKAEFFDGKGYIQEELAKLNHFFRDYRANKIKSIDPQLFDHLFRLQGLLGTRKPVQLISGYRSLDTNNELRAHSRGVAKQSYHTKGQAMDFHIEGISLSNIRKAALSLRSGGVGYYPKSNFVHIDTGPVRHW; this is encoded by the coding sequence ATGGATAAATTTGACGCTAATCGCCGCAAATTGCTGGCGTTGGGTGGGGCCGCTCTCGGTGTCGCCATCCTACCAACACAGGCATTTGCCACTCTTTCCACGCCGCGCCCGCGTATTCTGACGCTCAATAATCTGAATACCGGAGAATCTATTAAAGCTGAGTTCTTTGATGGTAAAGGCTATATTCAGGAAGAATTAGCAAAGCTGAACCATTTTTTCCGTGATTACCGCGCGAATAAAATCAAAAGCATTGATCCTCAGTTGTTCGACCATCTTTTTCGCTTGCAGGGGCTGCTGGGAACCCGCAAACCCGTGCAGCTGATCTCTGGTTACCGTTCTCTTGATACCAATAATGAGCTTCGCGCGCACAGCCGCGGCGTGGCCAAACAGAGCTACCATACCAAAGGTCAGGCGATGGATTTCCATATCGAAGGGATTTCTCTGAGTAATATTCGCAAAGCTGCGTTATCTCTGCGCTCCGGTGGTGTAGGATACTACCCCAAAAGCAATTTTGTGCATATTGACACCGGGCCGGTAAGGCACTGGTAA
- the mukB gene encoding chromosome partition protein MukB: MIDRGKFRSLTLINWNGFFARTFDLDELVTTLSGGNGAGKSTTMAAFVTALIPDLTLLHFRNTTEAGATSGSRDKGLHGKLKAGVCYSVLDVINSRHQRVLVGVRLQQVAGRDRKVDIKPFAIQGLPTSVLPTQLLTETLNERQARVLSLQEVKDKLDAMEGVQFKQFNSITDYHALMFDLGIVARRLRSASDRSKFYRLIEASLYGGISSAITRSLRDYLLPENSGVRKAFQDMEAALRENRMTLEAIRVTQSDRDLFKHLISEATNYVAADYMRHANERRVHLDKALEYRRDLFSSRQQLAAEQYKHVDMARELSEHAGAEGDLEADYQAASDHLNLVQTALRQQEKIERYETDLEELQIRLEEQHEVVAEAAERQEDNEARAEAAELEVDELKNQLADYQQALDVQQTRAIQYNQALQALERAKALCHLPDLTPESADEWLETFQAKEQEATENLLSLDQKISVSQTAHSQFEQAYQLVASINGPLARNEAWSVARELLRDGVNQRHLAEQVQPLRMRLTELEQRLREQQEAERLLAEFCKRQGKQIDAEELEALHQELEAQIAALSDNVSAAGEQRMALRQELEQLQSRIQTLTKRAPVWLAAQSSLSQLCEQSGEQFESSQDVTEYLQQLLEREREAIVERDEIGARKRLVDEEIERLSQPGGAEDPRLNALAERFGGVLLSEIYDDVSIDDAPYYSALYGPSRHAIVVPDLSLVSEMLEGLEECPEDLYLIEGDPQSFDDSVFSVDELEKAVVVKIADRQWRYSRFPTLPLFGRAARESRIESLHAEREELAERFATLSFDVQKTQRLHQAFSRFIGSHLAVAFDDDPEAEIRTLNSRRGELERAISNHENDNQQNRVQFEQAKEGVAQLNRLLPRVNLLADDTLADRVDEIRERLDEAEEAARFIQQFGNQLAKLEPVVSVLQSDPEQFEQLKADYAASQQVQRDARQQAFALAEVVQRRAHFSYSDSAEMFNGNNDLNEKLRQRLEQAEAERTRAREAMRSHAAQFGQYNQVLASLKSSFDTKKELLNDLQKELQDIGVRADGGAEERARIRRDELHAQLSGNRARRNQLEKAITFCEAEMDNLTRKLRRLERDYHEMREQVVTAKAGWCAVMRMVKDNGVERRLHRRELAYLSADELRSMSDKALGALRLAVADNEHLRDVLRLSEDPKRPERKIQFFVAVYQHLRERIRQDIIRTDDPVEAIEQMEIELSRLTEELTSREQKLAISSRSVANIIRKTIQREQNRIRMLNQGLQSVSFGQVNSVRLNVNVRETHATLLTVLSEQHEQHQDLFNSSRLTFSEALAKLYQRLNPQIDMGQRTPQTIGEELLDYRNYLEMEVEVNRGSDGWLRAESGALSTGEAIGTGMSILVMVVQSWEDEARRLRGKDISPCRLLFLDEAARLDARSIATLFELCERLEMQLIIAAPENISPEKGTTYKLVRKVVQNHEHVHVVGLRGFAAQLPETLPGTADAS; encoded by the coding sequence ATGATTGATCGCGGTAAATTTCGTTCGCTTACGCTGATTAACTGGAACGGCTTTTTTGCCCGCACCTTTGACCTGGACGAACTGGTTACCACCCTTTCTGGCGGTAACGGTGCCGGGAAATCGACCACCATGGCTGCGTTTGTCACGGCGCTTATTCCCGATTTGACGCTGCTGCACTTTCGTAACACCACCGAAGCAGGCGCAACCTCTGGCTCCCGCGATAAAGGCCTGCACGGTAAGCTGAAAGCCGGCGTCTGTTATTCGGTGCTGGATGTCATCAACTCCCGCCACCAGAGGGTGCTGGTGGGCGTGCGTTTGCAGCAGGTTGCGGGTCGCGATCGCAAAGTGGATATCAAACCCTTTGCCATTCAGGGGCTACCTACCTCGGTGCTGCCGACACAACTGCTGACAGAGACACTGAATGAGCGCCAGGCGCGCGTGCTGTCATTGCAGGAAGTGAAAGACAAGCTCGATGCGATGGAAGGCGTGCAGTTCAAGCAGTTCAACTCCATTACCGATTACCACGCGCTGATGTTCGATCTGGGCATTGTGGCGCGTCGTCTGCGATCCGCCTCGGATCGTAGCAAGTTCTACCGCCTGATTGAGGCCTCGCTGTACGGCGGGATCTCCAGCGCCATTACCCGCTCTCTGCGCGACTATTTATTGCCGGAAAACAGCGGTGTGCGTAAAGCGTTCCAGGATATGGAAGCGGCGCTGCGCGAAAACCGTATGACGCTGGAAGCGATTCGCGTCACCCAGTCCGACCGTGATCTGTTTAAGCATCTGATCAGCGAAGCCACCAACTATGTGGCGGCGGATTATATGCGCCACGCCAACGAGCGCCGGGTGCATCTCGATAAAGCGCTGGAGTATCGCCGCGATCTGTTCTCCTCGCGCCAGCAACTGGCGGCGGAGCAGTACAAACATGTCGATATGGCGCGTGAGCTCTCGGAACATGCCGGTGCAGAAGGGGATCTGGAAGCGGATTATCAGGCCGCCAGCGACCACCTGAACCTGGTGCAAACCGCGCTGCGTCAGCAGGAAAAAATTGAGCGCTATGAAACGGATCTGGAAGAGTTACAAATCCGTCTCGAAGAGCAGCATGAAGTGGTGGCCGAAGCCGCCGAACGCCAGGAAGATAACGAAGCCCGCGCCGAAGCCGCTGAGCTTGAAGTGGATGAGCTGAAAAACCAGCTTGCCGATTATCAACAGGCTCTCGACGTCCAGCAAACCCGCGCCATTCAGTACAACCAGGCGTTACAGGCGCTGGAACGGGCGAAAGCGTTGTGTCATCTGCCCGATTTGACGCCGGAAAGCGCCGACGAATGGCTGGAAACTTTCCAGGCCAAAGAGCAAGAAGCGACGGAAAACCTGCTGTCGCTGGATCAAAAGATAAGCGTTTCACAAACCGCACATAGCCAGTTTGAGCAGGCGTATCAACTGGTGGCGTCCATTAATGGCCCGCTGGCGCGTAACGAAGCCTGGAGCGTGGCGCGTGAGCTGCTGCGCGATGGCGTTAATCAGCGCCATCTGGCGGAGCAGGTTCAGCCGCTGCGTATGCGCCTGACCGAACTGGAACAGCGTCTGCGCGAACAGCAGGAAGCCGAACGTTTGCTGGCCGAGTTCTGCAAGCGCCAGGGCAAACAGATTGACGCCGAAGAGCTGGAAGCGCTGCATCAGGAGCTGGAAGCGCAAATTGCCGCGCTTTCTGACAACGTTTCCGCCGCAGGCGAACAGCGCATGGCGCTGCGCCAGGAGCTGGAGCAGTTGCAGTCGCGCATTCAGACCCTGACCAAACGCGCGCCGGTGTGGCTGGCGGCACAAAGCAGCCTGTCGCAGTTGTGCGAGCAGAGCGGCGAGCAGTTTGAGTCCAGCCAGGATGTCACGGAATATCTGCAACAACTGCTGGAGCGCGAACGCGAAGCCATTGTTGAGCGTGACGAAATCGGCGCACGTAAGCGTCTGGTCGATGAAGAGATCGAACGTTTAAGCCAGCCTGGCGGTGCGGAAGACCCGCGTCTGAATGCGCTGGCAGAGCGTTTTGGCGGCGTGCTGCTGTCGGAAATCTATGACGATGTCAGCATCGACGATGCGCCGTATTACTCGGCGCTGTATGGCCCGTCGCGTCACGCGATTGTAGTGCCGGATCTGTCGCTGGTTTCTGAGATGCTGGAAGGGCTTGAAGAGTGCCCGGAAGATCTCTATCTGATCGAAGGGGACCCGCAATCCTTCGATGACAGCGTGTTTAGCGTTGATGAGCTGGAAAAAGCGGTGGTGGTGAAAATCGCCGATCGCCAGTGGCGTTACTCCCGCTTCCCGACGTTGCCGCTGTTTGGCCGCGCGGCGCGAGAAAGCCGCATCGAAAGCCTGCACGCCGAGCGTGAAGAACTGGCGGAGCGTTTCGCTACACTCTCTTTCGATGTGCAGAAAACCCAGCGCCTGCATCAGGCATTCAGCCGCTTTATCGGCAGCCATCTGGCCGTTGCTTTTGACGACGATCCGGAAGCAGAAATCCGCACGCTGAACAGCCGCCGTGGCGAGCTGGAACGCGCTATCAGCAATCATGAAAACGACAACCAGCAAAACCGCGTGCAGTTTGAACAGGCGAAAGAGGGCGTGGCCCAGCTTAACCGCCTGCTGCCGCGTGTGAATCTGCTGGCTGATGACACGCTGGCGGATCGCGTTGACGAAATTCGGGAACGCCTGGATGAAGCCGAGGAAGCCGCGCGATTCATTCAGCAGTTTGGTAACCAACTGGCGAAACTCGAACCGGTGGTCTCCGTGCTGCAAAGCGACCCGGAACAGTTTGAACAATTAAAAGCCGATTACGCTGCTTCCCAGCAGGTACAGCGTGATGCTCGCCAGCAGGCCTTTGCGCTGGCGGAAGTGGTTCAGCGACGGGCGCACTTCAGCTACTCCGATTCGGCTGAAATGTTCAACGGCAATAACGATCTCAACGAGAAGCTGCGCCAGCGTCTGGAGCAGGCGGAAGCGGAACGTACCCGGGCGCGTGAAGCGATGCGCAGCCATGCCGCGCAATTCGGCCAGTACAACCAGGTGCTGGCGTCGCTGAAAAGTTCGTTCGATACCAAAAAAGAGCTGCTCAACGACCTGCAAAAAGAGTTGCAGGATATCGGTGTTCGCGCCGATGGCGGTGCGGAAGAGCGGGCGCGTATTCGCCGCGACGAATTGCATGCGCAGCTTTCCGGCAACCGTGCGCGTCGTAACCAGCTCGAGAAAGCCATTACCTTCTGCGAAGCAGAGATGGATAACCTGACGCGTAAATTGCGCCGTCTGGAGCGCGATTACCATGAAATGCGTGAGCAGGTGGTGACGGCGAAAGCCGGCTGGTGCGCGGTGATGCGCATGGTGAAAGACAATGGCGTTGAACGCCGTCTGCACCGCCGCGAGCTGGCGTATCTCTCTGCCGACGAACTGCGTTCCATGTCGGATAAAGCCCTTGGTGCGCTGCGCCTGGCGGTGGCGGATAACGAACATCTGCGCGACGTGCTACGCCTGTCGGAAGATCCGAAACGCCCGGAACGTAAAATCCAGTTCTTCGTCGCGGTGTATCAGCATCTGCGCGAGCGTATCCGCCAGGATATTATTCGCACCGATGATCCGGTCGAAGCTATCGAGCAGATGGAGATTGAACTCAGCCGTCTGACCGAAGAGTTGACTTCCCGCGAGCAAAAACTGGCGATCAGCTCCCGCAGCGTGGCGAATATTATTCGGAAAACCATCCAGCGTGAGCAGAACCGTATCCGCATGCTGAACCAGGGGCTGCAAAGCGTCTCCTTCGGCCAGGTGAACAGCGTGCGCCTCAATGTGAACGTGCGGGAAACCCATGCCACCTTGTTGACGGTGCTCTCTGAACAGCATGAGCAGCATCAGGATCTGTTTAACAGCAGCCGCCTGACCTTTTCGGAAGCGCTGGCGAAACTCTATCAGCGCCTGAACCCGCAAATCGATATGGGGCAGCGCACGCCGCAAACCATTGGTGAAGAGCTGCTGGACTACCGCAACTATCTGGAGATGGAAGTGGAAGTTAACCGTGGCTCCGACGGCTGGCTGCGTGCGGAATCCGGCGCATTGTCGACCGGGGAAGCTATCGGTACCGGGATGTCGATTCTGGTGATGGTGGTGCAGAGCTGGGAAGATGAAGCCCGTCGACTGCGCGGTAAGGATATTTCGCCATGCCGCCTGCTGTTCCTGGATGAAGCGGCGCGCCTTGATGCCCGTTCAATCGCCACGCTGTTTGAGCTGTGCGAGCGTCTGGAGATGCAGTTAATTATCGCGGCACCGGAAAATATCAGCCCGGAAAAAGGCACCACGTACAAACTGGTGCGTAAAGTCGTGCAGAATCATGAGCATGTGCACGTTGTCGGGCTGCGCGGATTTGCCGCTCAGCTTCCGGAAACGCTGCCCGGTACGGCAGACGCATCGTAA
- the ldtD gene encoding L,D-transpeptidase — protein sequence MLLMKSYGRRMSALSLCLAFAFAPLFNAQADEPEIVPVDTSATPGDQPTLLPQPLEQSPATAMMIGVKPLPAGVNIADVRSQLQSQLPANWTPVYMDQLSSLYAARGQHPMWDNREAVQAFQQQLAEVAIAGFQPQFTTWVELLTDPGVTGIARDVVLSDAMMGYLHFVAGIQAKGQRWLYSDKPYTLATPAISVINQWQTALDNGSLPGFISSLAPHHPQYAAMHQSLLALVADSRPWPQITSTASLRPGQWSKDVPALREILQRTGMLDGGPDIVLPGDNVAVSPSAEPAKKTQPVRAAYDRTLVDAVKRFQAWQGLHADGVIGQGTRDWLNVSPAQRAGLLALNIQRLRLLPATLSTGIMVNIPEYSLVYYLNGNQVLASRVIVGRPDRKTPMMSSALNNVVVNPPWNVPPTLARKDILPKVWNDPTYLERHGYTVLRGWNSKEAIDPAMVDWATITPTNLPFRFQQAPGVQNSLGRYKFNMPSSDAIYLHDTPNHNLFQKQARALSSGCVRVNKASELANMLLQDAGWNDARISDALKQGETRYVNIRHDIPVNLYYLTAFVGTDGRTQYRTDIYNYDLTARSGAQILAKAEQLIR from the coding sequence ATGTTGCTTATGAAGTCGTATGGTCGTCGAATGTCAGCGTTGAGTTTGTGCCTGGCATTTGCATTCGCTCCGCTGTTTAATGCCCAGGCCGATGAGCCTGAAATTGTCCCGGTAGATACCTCGGCAACGCCGGGCGATCAACCAACGCTGCTCCCGCAGCCGCTGGAACAATCTCCGGCGACCGCCATGATGATCGGCGTTAAGCCACTCCCGGCAGGCGTCAACATCGCTGACGTGCGTAGCCAGTTACAGTCACAGTTGCCTGCCAACTGGACGCCCGTCTATATGGATCAGCTATCGTCGTTGTATGCAGCGCGCGGGCAGCATCCGATGTGGGATAACCGCGAGGCAGTGCAGGCATTTCAACAACAACTGGCAGAAGTGGCGATTGCCGGTTTTCAGCCGCAATTTACCACCTGGGTTGAGTTGTTAACCGATCCTGGGGTAACCGGCATAGCGCGTGATGTTGTGCTCTCTGACGCGATGATGGGGTATCTGCATTTTGTTGCCGGTATCCAGGCAAAAGGCCAGCGCTGGCTTTATAGCGATAAACCTTACACTCTGGCGACGCCCGCCATTTCTGTTATCAATCAGTGGCAAACGGCGCTGGATAACGGTTCGCTGCCGGGCTTTATCTCAAGCCTTGCGCCGCATCATCCGCAGTATGCCGCGATGCATCAATCCTTGTTGGCGCTGGTAGCCGATTCCCGCCCATGGCCGCAAATCACCAGCACGGCCTCTTTACGTCCGGGACAGTGGAGCAAAGATGTTCCGGCATTGCGTGAGATTCTACAGCGCACCGGGATGCTGGATGGCGGGCCGGATATCGTACTTCCCGGCGATAACGTCGCGGTGAGTCCTTCGGCTGAGCCTGCGAAGAAAACGCAGCCGGTACGCGCGGCCTACGATCGTACGCTGGTGGACGCGGTTAAGCGCTTCCAGGCCTGGCAAGGGCTGCATGCCGATGGCGTGATTGGTCAGGGAACCCGAGACTGGCTTAACGTCAGCCCGGCGCAGCGAGCGGGTTTACTGGCGCTGAATATTCAGCGTTTGCGCCTGCTTCCCGCCACGCTTTCCACCGGCATTATGGTTAACATCCCGGAATATTCCCTGGTCTATTACCTCAACGGCAACCAGGTGCTGGCATCCAGAGTGATTGTCGGTCGCCCGGATCGTAAAACGCCGATGATGAGCAGCGCACTGAATAATGTGGTGGTGAACCCGCCGTGGAATGTGCCGCCGACGCTGGCGCGCAAAGATATTTTGCCGAAAGTCTGGAATGACCCCACTTATCTCGAACGCCACGGTTACACCGTGCTGCGCGGCTGGAACAGCAAAGAGGCGATTGATCCGGCGATGGTTGATTGGGCGACGATTACGCCGACCAACTTACCGTTCCGTTTCCAGCAGGCGCCAGGCGTACAGAACTCGTTAGGGCGGTATAAATTCAACATGCCAAGCTCCGATGCAATCTACCTGCACGATACACCGAACCATAACTTGTTCCAGAAACAGGCGCGGGCGCTGAGTTCTGGCTGTGTGCGGGTCAATAAAGCGTCCGAACTGGCCAATATGCTGTTGCAGGATGCGGGCTGGAATGATGCGCGGATTTCCGACGCGTTAAAGCAGGGCGAAACCCGTTACGTGAATATTCGCCATGATATTCCGGTCAATCTCTATTATTTGACGGCGTTTGTCGGAACGGATGGACGCACACAATACCGTACAGATATTTACAATTACGACCTGACAGCGCGATCGGGCGCACAAATCTTGGCAAAAGCTGAACAATTAATCAGGTAA
- a CDS encoding MBL fold metallo-hydrolase: protein MNYRIIPVTAFSQNCSLIWCEQTQLAAVVDPGGDAERIIQEVDASGVTLTQILLTHGHLDHVGAAAELAQHYGVPIIGPEKEDEFWLQGLPAQSRMFGLDECPPLTPDRWLNEGDSVTVGKVSLQVLHCPGHTPGHIVFFDAQSRLLISGDVVFKGGVGRSDFPKGNHAQLIDSIKRKLLPLGDDVTFIPGHGPLSTLGNERLHNPFLQDEQSVW, encoded by the coding sequence ATGAACTATCGTATTATTCCGGTTACCGCGTTCTCCCAGAATTGTTCGCTTATCTGGTGTGAGCAGACGCAACTTGCGGCTGTGGTCGATCCCGGCGGCGATGCAGAACGCATTATTCAGGAAGTGGATGCGTCTGGTGTGACGCTGACGCAAATCCTGCTTACCCACGGTCATCTTGATCATGTGGGCGCGGCAGCCGAGCTGGCGCAGCATTATGGTGTGCCGATTATCGGCCCGGAAAAAGAAGATGAGTTCTGGCTACAAGGTTTACCTGCTCAGAGCCGTATGTTTGGTTTAGACGAGTGCCCGCCGCTGACGCCCGATCGCTGGTTAAATGAAGGCGACAGCGTGACGGTCGGCAAGGTTAGCCTGCAAGTCCTGCACTGTCCGGGGCATACGCCGGGCCATATCGTTTTCTTCGATGCGCAGTCGCGTCTGTTGATTTCTGGCGATGTGGTGTTTAAAGGCGGCGTTGGGCGCAGCGATTTCCCGAAAGGCAACCATGCGCAGCTGATTGATTCCATCAAACGCAAATTGCTGCCGCTGGGGGATGATGTGACCTTTATTCCGGGGCACGGGCCTCTTTCAACGCTGGGCAATGAGCGGCTACATAACCCGTTCCTGCAAGATGAACAATCGGTGTGGTAA
- a CDS encoding amino acid aminotransferase: MFENITAAPADPILGLADLFRADERPNKINLGIGVYKDETGKTPVLTSVKKAELYLLENEATKNYLGIDGIPEFGRCTQELLFGKGSAIINDKRARTAQTPGGTGGLRVAADFLAKNTSAKRVWVSNPSWPNHKGVFNSAGLEVCEYAYYDAQNHALDFDGLLASLNNAQAGDVVLFHGCCHNPTGIDPTLEQWEMLAKLSVEKGWLPLFDFAYQGFARGLEEDAEGLRAFAALHKELLVASSFSKNFGLYNERVGACTLVCADAESADRAFSQMKAVIRANYSNPPAHGASVVATILSNSALRAIWEQELTDMRQRIQRMRLLFVNTLQEKGANRDFSFITRQNGMFSFSGLTKEQVLRLREEFGIYAVASGRINVAGMTPDNMSPLCEAIVAVL; the protein is encoded by the coding sequence ATGTTTGAGAATATTACCGCTGCCCCTGCCGACCCCATTCTGGGCCTGGCCGATTTGTTTCGCGCCGATGAACGCCCTAATAAAATCAACTTAGGGATTGGTGTCTATAAAGATGAAACCGGTAAGACGCCGGTACTGACCAGCGTAAAAAAAGCAGAACTTTATCTGCTGGAAAATGAAGCCACCAAAAACTACCTCGGCATCGACGGTATTCCTGAATTTGGCCGTTGCACGCAAGAACTGCTGTTCGGCAAAGGCAGCGCCATTATCAATGACAAACGCGCGCGCACTGCGCAAACCCCAGGCGGCACCGGTGGCCTGCGCGTCGCGGCAGATTTCCTCGCCAAAAACACCTCTGCAAAACGCGTCTGGGTCAGCAACCCGAGCTGGCCAAACCATAAAGGCGTCTTTAACTCTGCTGGCCTGGAAGTGTGTGAATACGCTTATTACGATGCGCAGAACCACGCGCTTGATTTTGACGGTCTGCTGGCCAGCCTGAACAACGCCCAGGCCGGCGACGTGGTGCTATTCCATGGCTGCTGCCATAACCCGACGGGTATTGATCCGACGCTTGAGCAGTGGGAAATGCTGGCGAAGCTCTCTGTTGAGAAAGGCTGGCTGCCACTGTTCGATTTCGCTTATCAGGGTTTCGCTCGCGGTCTGGAAGAGGATGCGGAAGGTCTGCGGGCGTTTGCCGCGCTGCATAAAGAACTGCTGGTTGCCAGTTCGTTCTCAAAAAACTTTGGTCTCTATAACGAGCGCGTGGGTGCCTGTACGCTGGTGTGTGCCGATGCGGAAAGTGCCGATCGCGCCTTCAGCCAGATGAAAGCAGTGATCCGCGCCAACTACTCCAACCCGCCTGCGCACGGTGCGTCTGTGGTTGCCACTATTCTCAGCAACAGCGCCCTGCGTGCTATTTGGGAACAGGAATTGACCGACATGCGCCAGCGCATCCAGCGTATGCGTCTGCTGTTTGTGAATACCCTGCAAGAGAAAGGGGCCAACCGCGATTTCAGCTTTATCACCCGGCAGAATGGGATGTTTTCCTTCAGCGGCCTGACCAAAGAGCAGGTTTTACGTCTGCGTGAAGAGTTCGGGATTTACGCCGTGGCTTCCGGGCGTATTAACGTCGCGGGCATGACACCGGATAATATGTCGCCGCTGTGTGAAGCTATCGTCGCCGTGCTGTAA